The DNA region CCGACGAAATCGTCGCGGTCTACCGCCAGTCGGCGCTCGACGAGGAGGAGATCCGCTACCAGACGGAGTACCTCCGCGACGAGGCGGGTACGCAGTACGCGCCGCCGTCGTGTGCAACCATGGTCGCCTACGGCGACTGCGTGAACACGGACGAGCGCTGCGAGACCATCACGCATCCACTGGCGTACTACGCGCGGGCGCTCAACGACGAGGGCGAACGCGGAACGAACGCCGCCGACTGAGAAGAGAACGGTTCTGTCCGCTACCGCGAGAGAAAGAGTCCGACGAGAGCCATCAGCACGACGAACAGCGCGATGCTAGCGACGAGCGCGAGACCGCCCGTCGGGTCGAGGTTCGACCCGCCGTAGCTCGTTCCGATGAAGAGAACGGCGACGATGAAGAGGCTGACGGCGACAACGGAGACGATGATTTCACGCAGCGTCTCCCCATCGAGTTCCATGCCGCTGGCTTCCCGCGAGTGGAGTAAAACATCTTCGATGCCGTTCTCCGGCGGAGCGCGCTGGACGGTCGTCGCCCACCCCCGAAACCGTGCCGAACCCAACACCCCGATTACGCCGAATTCTGGCGTTTCGAACGCACTAGCCGAAGGTTTAGGTGTCTCCGTCCCCTCCGTATAGCTACGGGGAGTGCCGCCCACGCCCCGGTGAAATCATGACGCACTCACGAAACGCACTCGCGTCATCCGCGACTCGAAAGACCACGCTACCAGCCGACGGCTACGAGGGCCGGTCGCTGCGAGCCCGCGCCGACCCGATGGCCGTCCGACCGCTCCGCGACCGCCGCTACGTCGTCGAAACGAACAGCGGCACGTACGTCGTCGATCTCGAAGACCGCTCGTGTACCTGTCCCGACTACGCCATCCGCGGCGCGCGCTGTAAGCACCTGCGCCGCGTCGCCATCGAGGTGAACGAGCGACGCCAACCGGCGCCGACCGAGCGACGCTCCGTCTGCGCGGTCTGCGGCCGCGCGGTGTTCGTCCCGTTCGAGGCGACCGGCCCGCAGCTCTGCGCCGACCACGACTTCGAGAGCGGCGAGTTCGTCCGCGACCGCGAGAGCGGGTCGGCGCTCGTCGTCACGAACGTCGTTCACCGCCGCGCCGACGAGGTCGTCGTCGAGGACGGTACCGGCCGCACCGTCGCCGACTACGAGACCAACGCGGAGTACGGCGGTCACGAACCCGTCGTCGAGGCCGTCTATCTCGGCTCCGTCCGCGCGGTGGA from Haloprofundus halobius includes:
- a CDS encoding DUF7472 family protein, encoding MELDGETLREIIVSVVAVSLFIVAVLFIGTSYGGSNLDPTGGLALVASIALFVVLMALVGLFLSR
- a CDS encoding SWIM zinc finger family protein — encoded protein: MTHSRNALASSATRKTTLPADGYEGRSLRARADPMAVRPLRDRRYVVETNSGTYVVDLEDRSCTCPDYAIRGARCKHLRRVAIEVNERRQPAPTERRSVCAVCGRAVFVPFEATGPQLCADHDFESGEFVRDRESGSALVVTNVVHRRADEVVVEDGTGRTVADYETNAEYGGHEPVVEAVYLGSVRAVDGELTFDRARRYSFPASRLRHVDREETDQPRADGFQSQLPLAEA